The DNA region GGGCAAGTTCACCGTCTACACCGAACGCGGTGCGGTCAGCCAGATGCCGCTCAAACTGATCCACAAGTACGTGCAGCCTGGCTGCCACGTCTGCCTGGATTACGTCGCGAACCTGGCTGATATCTCAAGCGGCTCCGTTGGCAGCCCTGACGGCTGGAGCACGGTCTTCGTGCGCAGCACCATTGGCAACGGCGTCTGGGACGGCGCTATCGCGGCAGGTCTCTTTGAGACAAAGCCGATCGACAAGGTCAAGCCAGGCCTTGACATGGTGACGAAACTTGCCACCGAGAAGATCACAAAGAACCAGAAGAACGTGGATGCACGCAAGACCGTGGGCCTGAAGGCGGATGGAACCCCGAAGGGTCTCCGGAACCCCTATGAGGGGCCCTGAAAAACACTCTTTTTTTATTCTTCCCGCTGCAAGCCCGGATAAAGATGGAGGGTGGTGGGGGTCGAAGGTCGTTTACGAAGAACGCAAGGCAGGGATGAACGCCGTCCTCCGGCATTATTGTTGAGCATTATGATCCATACCCGATCATTGAGATTGGGGCTGCAATCTCTGTTTTGCGCCGCCGTTGACGATGGAAAACACCTCCGGTCGAGGTCATACCTTTCCCCGCAGGTGGTAGGGTGATATTCTCCTCACCACTCATTTGTTTTTGACCACCAATGGTCAACCCCGTTCATGCAGGCTGATGGCGGGGGGTGCGTGCGGGGGGATGCTGGATCGATATACCGCTCCGTCCTGGCTGCTCTCTCATCATGAGCCGGGTAGATTTGCGCCGCCAGATGGACCCTCCCTGCTGGAACCGCATCACCTCCCCCGCGCCCTTGCAAAAAACTACATGATGCCCACAAGGCCACATGCATACCAGATGAAAATATCTAGAGCGCCATTTTCATACGAAATAGGAGGAACCCTAGCGCTGCTACGCTCCAGGATCAGGCCCTCGGAATATGGCGGCGCCTCTCTCTGCCGTCATACCCCATCAAGAAAGCGTTTTTTGCTGTTATACCGTTATTCAGTCCCTGAACAGCACCTGGTAAGTTACCGATTCTGCTCCAAAAAAGTCCCTGCAAAACTCCGCTGCTTTTGAGGGCTCGTACTCCTTGCAGCTGAAGATGTCAAGATAGGCCGCGTTTGTCTCGTTCGCGAAGTGGCCGGAGATCAGCGACGTCTCAATGAGCTGGGTCATGGAGTAACCCGCAACCCTCTCCGTCGGGCCGAAGTGAACGATCTGCGGTTCGCCAAACCTCTTCATCTCGATCAGGTCGCACAGTTCAATAATGAACCGGTGTATCTTCTCCGGGTCCCGGATGGATGCCGGGTCGCACCCTTTCAGGTCCACGCTGGTATAGAGCCCCCAGCAACCTCGTTGTTTAAACTGTGCAACTATCTCCGCATCGCTTGCGGTCTCTGCCATAACGCCGCTTACCGCAACGTTGTTTGTCATTACATTACCAGCCATCTTCTCCACCTTCGAGACAGACTCCGATCGATTGATCCCTGTAATTTTTGATAGTTCTGATTTTAAACTTATCCATCATACAAATTGAAAATAGCCGTTATTTTATGGTTACGCCAGAGCAATCACGTGTTATTGATGAATATAGGGCAAATTCAGGGTAGATTTTGAAATTAATGACTTTGCGTGGCCTCTACTCGTTTTGGTATGAATATTGTAGTACTGATGTAATACTAAATATGAATTATGAAAGGAACCAGATTTTTTCTGGGGTCAACCCTCCGTGGGTTTCGGGGTGATCAGGTCTTAAAAGACAATTATTTTGTCTGTAGGGTTCGGCGGGAACTATCCTGCTGGAATCCAGGTGGAGAAATGACCGCTTGACAATCCGTGCCCGTAACAGTCAGCATCCCCCCTTGAAAACCCGAACACGAGTGAATACTGGGAACCATTTCCGGATACACGGAGTCAGGCGGCACCCTGGCTTCAGCGCGCACCGCAACATCCCCCACGCGACAAACTTACCTTACCTCAGGCGGGGTGCGGTGAACCCGCCGCACGTGCGTATGGAGTTCCTCAAACGTTGAGTAAATTCTGCCGCAGACCGGGCAGATAAACTCGCCCATCTCCACCGGGAAATCCGGGGGCTTCCTGCCCGGTGGTCTCTCGTCCATTATCGGTCACCCTCTTCGGCTTCAATCTCCTCGATCGTTCGCCCTGAGATTACCGATCGAGGTTCTGAAACGACTGGATTCCTGCCGGGGTCTGCCTCATCGTCGTTCTTCTTCACCAGAAGCCAGGCCTCGTTCTTTCCCGTCCTGAAACGGGTGAGAGCGTAGCCGCCCCGGATCTTTGTTCCATCCAGCCAGAAGGATATGTGACCCTGCCTGAGTCCCTCCGCAACCCCTGTTTTCTCACCTCTTCGCTCTGTAAGGTTACGGTAGGTCCCCCTGTCCCAGACGAGAACCGCACCGGCGCCGTAACTCCCCTCCGGTATAACCCCCTCGAACTCGGCGTATTCGAGCGGGTGATCCTCCGTCGGGACGGCGAGGCGTTTCTCCTCCGGAGAAAGGGACAGCCCTTTCGGAACAGCCCATGACTTAAGCACGCCATCAACCTCCAGCCTGAAGTCGTAATGGAGCGTTTTCGCCGCGTGTTTCTGGATTACAAAGATTGGATTCTCCTGCTCCACTCTCTCCGGGTCATCCACCTGCGTATCCAATCCTGGCATACGGAAGAGTGCCGTGCTGCCTCAAGATAAGGTTTTTCCTGGTTCAGGTCTTCCGCTCTGATGTGGGGACGATCCTGATGTTCATCTTCTCCGAGCCGCTGATCAGTATACCCTCCCCGGGCTGGAAGTTCAGGAGATCTTTCTCGCTCACCTCGAAGAACCTGGCGTTCTCCTGGGCCTGCTTCTTGTTCTCTGAGCGCATACAGAACTTCACGGCGATGTTTGCCAGGATCTCCTCGTTAAAGTGAGCGATGAGCTGTGACGCCAGGATCAGCGAGACCCCGAACTTCCGCATCTCGGTGGCGTACTTGTTCAGCACCGCCTTGATGGCCGTCTTCGAACCGCTCTTCTGGCTCACCAGGAGTTTTGCCTCGTCGACTATGACGAAGAGCCGGAACTTCGCTCGTTCGTCATCTGTTCCGCGTGGGATCTCCCCAATAGCCTGAAGGGTGTAATAGATCCGGCGGAGGAATAGATCGGCAAAGAGATAGCGCAGGCTCTCTGGGAGGGCGTTTAAGTTGATATGGGTGATCCCGCCGGAGAGTATGGCGGGGATCGAGATCTTATCCTCTCCCGAGAAGAGGTTGTAGTCAAAGATATCCTCGAGGTATGCAGGGATCGTCTCGTCCTCGCAGGACATGATCCCCCCCTCGATATCATCGAAGTCGAGCACCCGTGTCCATGTTGCGGTATCCGCCGTGATCCCGGCGGTCCTGTAGCAGTCCTTTATGATGTTCTTTAACTTTCGGCGCTGCTGGATGCCGAGTGTTGGGAAGTTGATCGAGATGGCATCGACAAAGTCCGATGTGGCCCGAAGAGGCGTGATCTCATCTATCTCGGGGTCGAGTTCCAGCGGGTTGAAGTAGTACTGACCCCCCTCCCGGATCTTGTATGACCGGATATCGCTGCCAGTCCCTGCCATGTCCCCGTGAAAATCGATCAGGAGAACCGGCATCGATTGTGCCGCAAGTTCCGAGGCGATACACCGGATTGTCTCGGTCTTACCGGCTCCTGACCCGCCAATGATGATCATGTGGCCGTTATTGAGCCTCCCTGGCGACCAGTTGACCCGCTGCCCATCACCGGTGTAGCCGAGGAAGAGATCAAGCCCGCCGGAGCGCTGGGGCTCCGTCACAGGAGCGTTTCTCAGCGGTGCTGGCGTGGGGTGTGCCACAGCCGCGGCCCTATCTTCAATCCGCTCCCCCTCCTCCGGGGGAATTGCAAGATCATCCCACACCT from Methanoculleus receptaculi includes:
- a CDS encoding ATP-binding protein, producing MSTEIAELLRTMGYSDAEISGLMESFPSTVIEYLRDFRFQEVRDIIETLLYIYVAQNSASSRGEGEGVIEQSCYAYTSGPLFALTDIGLIESLSWHGTTLVRPTATGEAIGRDLLKARLRRLDIQGLARETHEIVPVLLAGTVKGSFINKTFPSTPPRSDETFINFLLKNCPGLFEGCERFATRLKDAGCAVLAYSFDLDTGMIDGVVYTFPPEFAYILKEMLERIDAGVRDHYDMLLESFYSTFTVLRYLAFGEDYERIRGSRALRRELSRVLASLTDVVYVLEGVPEDDGVDLARFIVRDRNLYEKRLRDLEHALMAEVAGKIVIDLQPMPAAEPPGKIEDAHPFSEDAALQSPAAGHREVGEEVWDDLAIPPEEGERIEDRAAAVAHPTPAPLRNAPVTEPQRSGGLDLFLGYTGDGQRVNWSPGRLNNGHMIIIGGSGAGKTETIRCIASELAAQSMPVLLIDFHGDMAGTGSDIRSYKIREGGQYYFNPLELDPEIDEITPLRATSDFVDAISINFPTLGIQQRRKLKNIIKDCYRTAGITADTATWTRVLDFDDIEGGIMSCEDETIPAYLEDIFDYNLFSGEDKISIPAILSGGITHINLNALPESLRYLFADLFLRRIYYTLQAIGEIPRGTDDERAKFRLFVIVDEAKLLVSQKSGSKTAIKAVLNKYATEMRKFGVSLILASQLIAHFNEEILANIAVKFCMRSENKKQAQENARFFEVSEKDLLNFQPGEGILISGSEKMNIRIVPTSERKT
- a CDS encoding DNA polymerase ligase N-terminal domain-containing protein codes for the protein MPGLDTQVDDPERVEQENPIFVIQKHAAKTLHYDFRLEVDGVLKSWAVPKGLSLSPEEKRLAVPTEDHPLEYAEFEGVIPEGSYGAGAVLVWDRGTYRNLTERRGEKTGVAEGLRQGHISFWLDGTKIRGGYALTRFRTGKNEAWLLVKKNDDEADPGRNPVVSEPRSVISGRTIEEIEAEEGDR
- the speD gene encoding S-adenosylmethionine decarboxylase — encoded protein: MAGNVMTNNVAVSGVMAETASDAEIVAQFKQRGCWGLYTSVDLKGCDPASIRDPEKIHRFIIELCDLIEMKRFGEPQIVHFGPTERVAGYSMTQLIETSLISGHFANETNAAYLDIFSCKEYEPSKAAEFCRDFFGAESVTYQVLFRD